ATCAAAAACTTAATTTATGCAAAGTACATCAAACACAGCACCATTACCATAAATGGCCAATCGAATATAATTAATTGAAGCCGATTTTGAGCCCAGCCATTAATATATAACATATGAACAGAATATATCCACAACCGATAAAGATATCAACGATTGCCGAAATACAAAaccaaaacaatataaaataactttatatcatataaataaatatatatacgtatatatttaAATCAAACCAACATATCTTCATTTTAAATAATTCATAGTacatctttaaaaaaaaaagatgaagttcaaaccctaatttttaaaattcccAAATTTCATAAACCAAATCATCAAATCTTCAATTAATTCAACAAAGGTGGCTCTGGTACCACTTGTTAggatttataaaacacttaaaaaatatatatcacagATCTAATTATATTcctaaaagtgctttaatatagaaaaccctaaatcataaatctataaagcctttgctaaattaaagaagaagatgatgataaaatatgagcggaagcactaacctgaagccattgttggagattgcagagaaggttttgatcttccaagaatacactattttctaaagtattttctctgatggggaaggagataatacagaaaccctagtgtttcttggggaccactacctatttatagagtcatcttagaataactcttgggtatttataatttggcccctcaacaaattataaattaacttatggtatctacacattaattccatgacactttaatacccttttgatacccataacataattggtcacttaattttgtatcacactttataatagcatatacattatacatatgtgcccacaaagaatttttaatccaacatatatatatatatatattcattaataTACACATTATTGATGTGTGTCATTGTTAAGATTACCACTAATTAGTTGTGTGCGTGTAGGGTttgattagttaaatttttgttattaacTTAATTTCTAATTACATTTATGTAACTTAATTTACTTTTTGATAAATATACTCAACCATGCAGACATAGTCAAATTTATCAACTtttataacatatttttttgaCTTACCGACCAATCATCATTATGGTAGCTTGAGGATTGGTCCCAGGAGAGGTAATGAAAGTTGATCCATCAACAACTCGAAGTGAATCAATTCCAATAACCTTAAAATCACCATCCACAACCTTCCCAACTTGGCATCCGCCATGATAATGCCAAAAAGTTGTAACTGAACTTCGACAATAATCTTTTATAATCGAAATAGCTGTTTGGTTGGTTGGCAAAGAAGGTCCATAGAACAAGAAATCTCTATTGCCCTTCAAATCATTGTATTTCATTCGATCCAATGACTTAGTTTTAAGCAAATCTCTAAATTTTCCCATCATGCTAACACAACGTTCGAGATCAATAGGGTTAGAGAAGTAGTTGAACCGAACATGTGGTGTGGCTTTCACGTCAGTGTTGGAAGCCAACCAAAGGGAACCCTTTGATAAGGGTCCCGCGACTTTTCCAACGATATTCGCTACACTCAATTGTAGCGGTGGAATAGCTAAAGAGTAGTTGTGAGGGAAAAAGCTTGAAGGTAATGTTGTGGGAGAGAATGGCAAGTTATAAGAGAGAGTTTCTATGTAATATTCTTTAGTAATCCCAACAACTTGTAGAATTGATGATTCTAATGGGAATGGTGTTATGAGGTTAAGGTTGTTACGAGGATTATCAGCCATGAATTTTCCAACATTGGGTTGGGAGAGGACTATGGGAATATGTTGTGATGAGAGGTATGATTTTGGACCAATTCCACTTAGTAGCAAAAGTTGAGGGCTCCCAAGTGCACCTGCACTTAGTATTACTTCTCCTTTTTTGTGTACTAATGCTTTGTGAGACCTTCCTTTTGAATCAGTGTATATAACTCCAATAGCGGTAGGGTGATGATCTGATTAATAGTCATGGATATCAAatattctattatctttccacacattagTAATGTAGGACTCTGtaacaagtataataaaaaaaaattgataagtaAAAAGGAGACATACTTGAAGATTTGGTGGAAAAGATAATTCTATTCACATAGGCATGGAATGCAATTCGCAAATTTTTTAGGTTTCCCTTATTGAGCAATTCCACAGCGCCATGTCTTCGCCCCATGTCATCGAAAATAGAGCCAGATTGTTTAGTTCCAATCTTATGTTTTGTAGTGACTTTGTTGTCAGGACCAATACCAACTTCTAACAAAGCTTGTTTCACCACAGATTGCCAAATTGACAAATTGGAATATGACACTATCTTGTTTTT
This Cannabis sativa cultivar Pink pepper isolate KNU-18-1 chromosome 6, ASM2916894v1, whole genome shotgun sequence DNA region includes the following protein-coding sequences:
- the LOC115724686 gene encoding (R)-mandelonitrile lyase 1 isoform X1 gives rise to the protein MSLHLLTLLILLKTCFHGKLLAVQAVDYADFSYMKSVYNAIDLPLVEEYDYIVIGGGTAGCPLAATLSEKYSILVLERGNTPKAHPNVLSLSGFLKNFIEEDNGDTPAQRFISEDGVDNIRGRVLGGSSMVNGGFFSEADDDFFAKSGVEWDMNEVEKAYKWVKNKIVSYSNLSIWQSVVKQALLEVGIGPDNKVTTKHKIGTKQSGSIFDDMGRRHGAVELLNKGNLKNLRIAFHAYVNRIIFSTKSSNHHPTAIGVIYTDSKGRSHKALVHKKGEVILSAGALGSPQLLLLSGIGPKSYLSSQHIPIVLSQPNVGKFMADNPRNNLNLITPFPLESSILQVVGITKEYYIETLSYNLPFSPTTLPSSFFPHNYSLAIPPLQLSVANIVGKVAGPLSKGSLWLASNTDVKATPHVRFNYFSNPIDLERCVSMMGKFRDLLKTKSLDRMKYNDLKGNRDFLFYGPSLPTNQTAISIIKDYCRSSVTTFWHYHGGCQVGKVVDGDFKVIGIDSLRVVDGSTFITSPGTNPQATIMMIGRYLGLKMIRERQSRTRNLVKLLISNYLK
- the LOC115724686 gene encoding (R)-mandelonitrile lyase 1 isoform X2, which encodes MSLHLLTLLILLKTCFHGKLLAVQAVDYDFSYMKSVYNAIDLPLVEEYDYIVIGGGTAGCPLAATLSEKYSILVLERGNTPKAHPNVLSLSGFLKNFIEEDNGDTPAQRFISEDGVDNIRGRVLGGSSMVNGGFFSEADDDFFAKSGVEWDMNEVEKAYKWVKNKIVSYSNLSIWQSVVKQALLEVGIGPDNKVTTKHKIGTKQSGSIFDDMGRRHGAVELLNKGNLKNLRIAFHAYVNRIIFSTKSSNHHPTAIGVIYTDSKGRSHKALVHKKGEVILSAGALGSPQLLLLSGIGPKSYLSSQHIPIVLSQPNVGKFMADNPRNNLNLITPFPLESSILQVVGITKEYYIETLSYNLPFSPTTLPSSFFPHNYSLAIPPLQLSVANIVGKVAGPLSKGSLWLASNTDVKATPHVRFNYFSNPIDLERCVSMMGKFRDLLKTKSLDRMKYNDLKGNRDFLFYGPSLPTNQTAISIIKDYCRSSVTTFWHYHGGCQVGKVVDGDFKVIGIDSLRVVDGSTFITSPGTNPQATIMMIGRYLGLKMIRERQSRTRNLVKLLISNYLK